One genomic window of Psychrobacillus sp. INOP01 includes the following:
- a CDS encoding GNAT family N-acetyltransferase: MTLKLKKVLELEKSILRNFYSLYLHELSNFTTNLDVGEDGAFHYEELDKFWDIDGLSPYFIKLDDEIIGFLLLLERPFLKKSYDYGINDFFILNKYKGKGLAVQAVGKIFEEKPGQYFVLQVVENKRAVAFWKKVYNELNIETDERQDLIDDELCLIQTFKI; encoded by the coding sequence ATGACTCTTAAACTTAAAAAAGTTTTGGAATTAGAAAAATCTATTTTGCGTAACTTTTACTCATTGTATCTTCACGAGCTTTCAAATTTCACTACGAATTTAGATGTTGGAGAAGATGGTGCCTTTCATTATGAGGAATTGGATAAATTCTGGGACATAGATGGATTATCGCCATATTTTATAAAGTTGGATGATGAAATTATCGGTTTTCTATTACTATTAGAACGCCCATTTTTGAAAAAAAGCTATGATTATGGCATAAACGACTTTTTTATACTAAACAAGTACAAAGGTAAAGGATTGGCTGTGCAGGCTGTAGGAAAAATATTTGAAGAGAAACCAGGGCAATATTTTGTATTGCAGGTTGTTGAAAATAAGCGCGCTGTTGCATTTTGGAAAAAAGTTTATAATGAATTAAATATTGAAACCGATGAAAGACAAGACCTGATTGATGATGAACTATGCCTAATTCAAACATTTAAAATTTAA
- a CDS encoding DUF4179 domain-containing protein produces the protein MKKLYKQFNNLNIETDLEPMEVSDLEKERVKKNLMKGKKKRHISRNFSVAAALLVASSITFSFAFPTIAAKLPIMGDIFELFNNDEEYVFEKHNTYSTDIGLSEESNGINVTVTDAVYDGENITVAYTIKSEKDLGDRPILEGKLVADEFEDKYEHSGFSENYIIEKISEKEYVVVYNYELIKGPKPDEVHITWEGDTILDLNNVSNAFLGDWSFQFTLNALESETQKFTGGSIITEEEGIEILVTKMTETPISTTLYFSEAVDIRLIAKEDEELRVVLIEYTVSDNLGNKYNTIHYRDIGHSTDFPKTRRSYPRLTTTNFHEEATSLTITPIVNIYKKKDNDTLLELVKEPYTIEPIHMPLNK, from the coding sequence TTGAAAAAACTATATAAACAATTTAATAACCTTAATATTGAAACGGATCTCGAACCGATGGAAGTAAGTGATCTCGAGAAGGAAAGGGTTAAAAAAAATTTAATGAAAGGTAAAAAGAAAAGACATATTTCAAGAAACTTTTCTGTAGCAGCTGCCCTTTTAGTTGCTTCAAGTATCACTTTTAGTTTTGCATTTCCTACCATAGCAGCAAAACTTCCTATTATGGGAGATATATTCGAATTATTCAATAACGATGAGGAGTATGTGTTTGAAAAACATAATACATACTCAACAGATATTGGGTTATCCGAAGAAAGTAATGGGATTAATGTAACGGTAACAGATGCTGTTTACGATGGGGAAAATATTACGGTAGCATATACTATTAAAAGTGAAAAGGATTTAGGAGATAGACCAATTTTAGAAGGAAAATTGGTTGCAGATGAATTTGAAGACAAGTATGAGCATAGTGGATTCTCTGAAAATTATATAATAGAAAAAATAAGCGAAAAAGAATATGTAGTAGTATATAACTACGAATTAATCAAAGGTCCCAAACCAGATGAGGTTCATATTACTTGGGAAGGCGACACAATACTAGATTTAAATAATGTAAGTAATGCTTTTCTAGGAGATTGGTCATTTCAATTTACATTAAATGCACTTGAAAGTGAAACACAAAAATTCACTGGTGGTAGTATAATAACTGAAGAGGAAGGTATTGAGATCTTAGTTACAAAAATGACGGAAACACCTATTTCTACAACACTTTACTTTTCAGAAGCGGTTGATATACGATTAATAGCAAAAGAAGATGAAGAACTTCGTGTTGTACTAATTGAATACACTGTATCTGATAATTTAGGAAATAAATACAACACTATTCACTATAGAGATATAGGCCATAGCACAGATTTCCCTAAGACTCGTCGTAGCTATCCTAGATTAACTACTACAAATTTCCATGAGGAAGCAACATCTCTAACCATCACACCAATTGTTAATATATATAAAAAGAAAGATAATGATACTTTACTTGAACTGGTTAAAGAACCATACACTATTGAACCAATTCATATGCCTTTGAATAAGTAA
- a CDS encoding undecaprenyl-diphosphate phosphatase, which produces MGELDIVLIVKMIIIGLVQGFTEPIPVSSSGHVMIASEILGLGEQGFTFAILTNTASLFAILYIYRKDIVRLARNSILYLKTKNLRYKSDFRFVFFIVIGTIPAGALGILLSDFIAESISMTTIAFMLFVTGIALWLIRNLKGNKGEGDITIKDAFIVGIGQAVALTPGISRSGATIISAVAVGMKQDTALRFSFMLYIPVSLGGVILGLSDFLNEQNKADLAIPYLAAFIATLLMTYFAMKWFMGIMKNGKLVYFTYYCFIVGALLLIFF; this is translated from the coding sequence ATAGTAAAAATGATAATAATTGGGCTAGTTCAAGGTTTTACAGAACCAATTCCTGTGTCATCTAGTGGGCACGTAATGATTGCAAGTGAAATCTTGGGGTTAGGTGAACAAGGATTTACTTTTGCTATATTAACAAATACAGCTTCACTATTTGCGATACTTTATATTTATAGAAAAGACATCGTAAGACTTGCAAGAAATTCAATTCTTTATTTGAAAACGAAAAATCTGCGTTATAAGAGTGACTTCCGTTTTGTTTTCTTTATAGTAATTGGTACTATCCCAGCAGGTGCACTGGGGATATTATTAAGCGATTTTATTGCAGAAAGTATTAGTATGACAACGATTGCGTTTATGCTCTTCGTAACAGGGATTGCCTTGTGGTTAATTCGCAATCTGAAAGGTAATAAAGGCGAGGGTGATATTACGATAAAGGATGCTTTCATTGTAGGAATAGGGCAGGCTGTCGCATTAACACCAGGAATTAGTCGTTCAGGTGCAACGATTATTTCAGCAGTTGCTGTTGGAATGAAACAAGATACTGCACTTCGATTTTCATTTATGTTGTATATTCCCGTTAGCCTCGGAGGGGTTATACTAGGTCTTTCTGATTTTCTAAATGAACAGAATAAAGCAGACTTAGCAATTCCGTATTTAGCTGCATTTATTGCAACACTTTTAATGACCTATTTTGCAATGAAGTGGTTTATGGGAATTATGAAAAATGGGAAGCTGGTTTATTTCACATATTATTGTTTCATCGTAGGAGCATTACTTCTAATTTTCTTCTAA
- a CDS encoding sigma-70 family RNA polymerase sigma factor, with protein MRITSENFIKYLKKKREEALEYVIEEYIGIVKATIYNSLKSYNDPQSVEECINDTFLGVFDNSRQFVGNKEDFRRWICTIAKFKAIDKQRKLSKTEIVTEITEIKNAVKSAEEEFLIRSSTEDLLKMMTQLEPLDRDIFTMKFFLNLNNEEISKHLGLTKASVDNRIYRGKKRLQQIRLGGILT; from the coding sequence ATGAGAATTACAAGTGAAAATTTTATAAAATATCTTAAAAAAAAGAGAGAAGAAGCACTTGAATATGTAATTGAGGAATATATCGGAATTGTAAAAGCAACTATCTACAATTCCCTCAAATCCTACAATGATCCTCAGTCGGTAGAAGAATGTATTAATGATACATTTTTAGGTGTCTTTGATAATTCTAGACAATTTGTGGGTAATAAGGAAGACTTCAGACGATGGATTTGTACCATAGCTAAGTTTAAAGCTATTGATAAACAAAGAAAACTGTCAAAAACTGAAATAGTTACTGAAATTACTGAAATTAAGAATGCAGTGAAGTCCGCAGAAGAGGAATTTTTGATAAGGTCATCAACAGAAGATTTATTAAAAATGATGACGCAATTAGAACCATTAGACCGTGATATTTTTACGATGAAATTCTTTTTAAATTTGAATAATGAAGAAATTTCCAAGCACCTTGGTTTAACAAAGGCGTCTGTTGATAATCGAATATATCGTGGGAAGAAAAGATTACAACAAATTCGTTTGGGAGGTATATTGACTTGA